A window from Exiguobacterium marinum DSM 16307 encodes these proteins:
- a CDS encoding uracil-DNA glycosylase produces the protein MADQLSSRLLGDWTDIIQEEMKQPYFQQLRQFVDQAYEETIVYPTREDIWNAFIYTKFSEVKCVILGQDPYHGPNQAHGLSFSVQDGVRFPPSLRNIFQELKDDVGCDLPKSGNLEKWAKQGVLLLNTALTVEAGKAGSHRGKGWEQFTDSIIERLGSREEPIVFILWGNDAKKKMKWIGDQHKVLTSVHPSPLSSHRGFFGSKPFSQVNDALNEWGKPPIEWCL, from the coding sequence ATGGCAGATCAGTTATCGAGTCGACTGCTTGGAGATTGGACGGATATCATCCAAGAGGAAATGAAACAGCCCTATTTTCAACAGTTGAGGCAATTCGTCGACCAAGCTTATGAAGAAACGATCGTTTACCCGACCCGAGAAGACATTTGGAACGCATTTATTTACACGAAATTCAGTGAGGTGAAGTGCGTCATTTTAGGGCAAGATCCGTACCACGGACCGAATCAAGCGCATGGACTCAGTTTTTCGGTGCAGGACGGGGTACGTTTCCCACCGTCTCTACGAAACATCTTTCAAGAACTAAAAGATGACGTTGGATGTGACCTCCCGAAGAGTGGCAATCTTGAGAAATGGGCGAAACAAGGGGTCCTTCTCTTAAATACGGCACTGACGGTTGAAGCGGGGAAGGCGGGCTCTCACCGTGGAAAAGGGTGGGAACAGTTCACTGACTCCATCATTGAGCGGCTCGGGAGTCGTGAGGAACCAATCGTATTCATTTTGTGGGGAAATGATGCGAAGAAGAAAATGAAATGGATTGGAGACCAACATAAAGTGCTCACGTCGGTACATCCAAGTCCGTTGTCATCCCATCGTGGATTCTTCGGCTCTAAGCCATTCTCCCAAGTAAACGATGCATTGAATGAGTGGGGAAAACCCCCGATTGAGTGGTGTCTCTGA
- a CDS encoding MarR family winged helix-turn-helix transcriptional regulator → MIESLELKAWVVLARTMDAISDRVKEDLRRHQLNSTEFGVLSVLYKRGDTPLQQIGDQILITSGSVTYVIDKLEKRGLIERIACPSDRRVTYASLTDDGQTLMDVVYPQHIEIFKDIYGPLSDEETEQLITLLKRVGYNAAGK, encoded by the coding sequence ATGATTGAATCCCTTGAATTGAAGGCGTGGGTCGTTCTTGCGCGGACGATGGATGCCATCAGTGATCGTGTGAAAGAAGATTTACGACGCCACCAGTTAAATTCAACAGAGTTCGGTGTTTTATCCGTACTGTATAAACGAGGAGACACCCCGCTACAACAAATTGGGGATCAGATTTTGATTACGAGCGGTAGTGTGACATACGTCATCGACAAGTTGGAGAAGCGAGGGCTGATTGAACGAATCGCCTGTCCGTCTGACCGTCGCGTCACGTACGCCTCGTTGACAGACGATGGACAGACGCTCATGGACGTCGTCTATCCGCAACATATTGAAATCTTCAAAGATATATATGGACCGTTAAGTGATGAAGAGACGGAACAATTGATTACGTTATTAAAACGAGTCGGTTATAACGCAGCGGGCAAATAA
- a CDS encoding NAD(P)H-dependent oxidoreductase, with protein sequence MTKVLYVSANPKPAELSYSKQVAETFVSTLKAENESIEVEAIELYDVDVQEIDGDVLSAWGKFASGEALTDVEAKKVGTMSSMLETFMEADLYVFATPMWNFFFPARMKMFLDSVLMAGKTFRYTEQGPVGLLENKQAIHIQGTGGIYTGTDLNFADAYLRQALAFVGVSEVTTVAVEGMNQYPDKIEEIVADAKAKAEALAKEVAGAVTV encoded by the coding sequence ATGACTAAAGTATTATATGTATCGGCTAACCCGAAACCAGCTGAACTTTCATACAGCAAGCAAGTTGCAGAAACATTCGTATCGACACTTAAGGCTGAAAACGAATCAATCGAAGTAGAAGCAATTGAACTCTACGATGTCGATGTACAAGAAATCGATGGAGATGTGCTTAGCGCATGGGGCAAATTCGCGTCAGGTGAAGCACTCACTGACGTGGAAGCGAAAAAAGTAGGAACGATGAGTAGCATGCTCGAGACATTCATGGAAGCGGATCTCTACGTATTCGCGACACCAATGTGGAACTTCTTCTTCCCAGCGCGTATGAAAATGTTCCTCGATAGCGTCCTTATGGCGGGCAAAACGTTCCGTTACACAGAGCAAGGACCTGTCGGCTTGCTTGAAAACAAACAAGCGATTCACATCCAAGGAACGGGTGGAATCTACACAGGAACGGACCTCAACTTTGCGGACGCGTACCTCCGTCAAGCGCTCGCGTTTGTCGGTGTATCTGAAGTCACAACGGTAGCGGTTGAAGGGATGAACCAATACCCAGACAAAATCGAAGAGATCGTGGCGGACGCGAAAGCGAAAGCAGAAGCACTTGCAAAAGAAGTAGCAGGCGCAGTAACGGTATAA